Proteins from a genomic interval of Arachis hypogaea cultivar Tifrunner chromosome 10, arahy.Tifrunner.gnm2.J5K5, whole genome shotgun sequence:
- the LOC112714988 gene encoding protein JASON isoform X2, whose translation MGSFFSCFRGRDNRHLPTTATTATTAALSRQSKTNDAVVSRNRLSTLFLSEVREESACNEGKSFGTGSQIHEKGHNDEAMFLKASEKLKVSPSCGKDSEPSRFHSWRPNTSADKVRLDNQPFNPSTPKKCSEDWGKRTDSLEQTASSCISNTQNTGRDSLDTSEGSKTGNLHASGTVFETAQSQFRYPKQAENEKSKEVLNENESKVEESLSSWLKPASVILEERNKRMEMANSHIRKAPSDRPIIGMVAAHWNEDEESHFPPPKWWDGNGIPNSTNKYKEDQKVNWHAMPFEERLEKALSEESSISQRKDFCGKPIAFNENEENDTAVSQFQSSPHPQSVVSF comes from the exons ATGGGTagcttcttttcttgctttagaGGCCGTGACAACCGTCACCTTCCCACTACTGCCACCACCGCCACCACCGCAGCGCTTTCTCGTCAGTCCAAAACCAAC GATGCTGTGGTCTCTCGAAATCGGCTGTCTACTTTGTTTCTCTCTGAAG tgaGAGAAGAATCTGCTTGCAATGAAGGGAAGAGTTTTGGTACAGGATCTCAGATTCATGAGAAGGGACATAATGATGAG GCCATGTTTCTCAAAGCATCTGAGAAGCTGAAAGTATCACCTTCCTGTGGCAAAGATTCTGAGCCTTCAAGGTTTCATTCTTGGCGTCCCAACACGTCAGCCGATAAAGTTCGGCTAGATAATCAACCATTCAACCCCTCAACTCCCAAGAAATGTTCTGAAGATTGGGGGAAAAGAACAGATTCTTTAGAACAAACAGCAAGCAG CTGTATCTCCAATACACAAAATACTGGACGTGACTCTCTTGACACTAGTGAAGGAAGTAAGACAGGGAACCTTCATGCTTCAG GAACTGTCTTTGAGACAGCTCAGTCGCAATTTCGGTATCCCAAGCAAGCAGAGAATGAAAAATCAAAGGAAGTCTTGAATGAAAATGAATCAAAGGTGGAAGAAAGCTTGTCTTCATGGCTGAAGCCGGCGTCAGTAATTCTAGAGGAGAGAAACAAGAGAATGGAAATGGCGAATAGTCATATTCGCAAAGCTCCATCTGATAGGCCTATCATTGGAATGGTTGCTGCGCATTGGAACGAAGACGAGGAATCTCATTTTCCTCCTCCTAAGTGGTGGGATGGTAATGGGATACCAAACTCAACCAATAAGTACAAGGAA GATCAGAAAGTGAACTGGCATGCAATGCCATTTGAAGAAAGGTTGGAGAAGGCGTTGTCTGAAGAGAGTTCCATATCTCAAAG GAAGGATTTTTGTGGAAAACCAATTGCTTTTAATGAGAATGAAGAAAACGACACAGCAGTGTCTCAGTTTCAGTCATCACCGCATCCCCAATCCGTTGTGTCATTCTAG
- the LOC112714988 gene encoding protein JASON isoform X1 produces MGSFFSCFRGRDNRHLPTTATTATTAALSRQSKTNDAVVSRNRLSTLFLSEVREESACNEGKSFGTGSQIHEKGHNDEAMFLKASEKLKVSPSCGKDSEPSRFHSWRPNTSADKVRLDNQPFNPSTPKKCSEDWGKRTDSLEQTASSCISNTQNTGRDSLDTSEGSKTGNLHASEPPNKEGEYKLSPYPIPLKLPDEMQTPGTVFETAQSQFRYPKQAENEKSKEVLNENESKVEESLSSWLKPASVILEERNKRMEMANSHIRKAPSDRPIIGMVAAHWNEDEESHFPPPKWWDGNGIPNSTNKYKEDQKVNWHAMPFEERLEKALSEESSISQRKDFCGKPIAFNENEENDTAVSQFQSSPHPQSVVSF; encoded by the exons ATGGGTagcttcttttcttgctttagaGGCCGTGACAACCGTCACCTTCCCACTACTGCCACCACCGCCACCACCGCAGCGCTTTCTCGTCAGTCCAAAACCAAC GATGCTGTGGTCTCTCGAAATCGGCTGTCTACTTTGTTTCTCTCTGAAG tgaGAGAAGAATCTGCTTGCAATGAAGGGAAGAGTTTTGGTACAGGATCTCAGATTCATGAGAAGGGACATAATGATGAG GCCATGTTTCTCAAAGCATCTGAGAAGCTGAAAGTATCACCTTCCTGTGGCAAAGATTCTGAGCCTTCAAGGTTTCATTCTTGGCGTCCCAACACGTCAGCCGATAAAGTTCGGCTAGATAATCAACCATTCAACCCCTCAACTCCCAAGAAATGTTCTGAAGATTGGGGGAAAAGAACAGATTCTTTAGAACAAACAGCAAGCAG CTGTATCTCCAATACACAAAATACTGGACGTGACTCTCTTGACACTAGTGAAGGAAGTAAGACAGGGAACCTTCATGCTTCAG AACCCCCAAATAAGGAGGGTGAATATAAATTATCACCTTATCCCATCCCTTTGAAGCTACCTGATGAAATGCAAACACCAGGAACTGTCTTTGAGACAGCTCAGTCGCAATTTCGGTATCCCAAGCAAGCAGAGAATGAAAAATCAAAGGAAGTCTTGAATGAAAATGAATCAAAGGTGGAAGAAAGCTTGTCTTCATGGCTGAAGCCGGCGTCAGTAATTCTAGAGGAGAGAAACAAGAGAATGGAAATGGCGAATAGTCATATTCGCAAAGCTCCATCTGATAGGCCTATCATTGGAATGGTTGCTGCGCATTGGAACGAAGACGAGGAATCTCATTTTCCTCCTCCTAAGTGGTGGGATGGTAATGGGATACCAAACTCAACCAATAAGTACAAGGAA GATCAGAAAGTGAACTGGCATGCAATGCCATTTGAAGAAAGGTTGGAGAAGGCGTTGTCTGAAGAGAGTTCCATATCTCAAAG GAAGGATTTTTGTGGAAAACCAATTGCTTTTAATGAGAATGAAGAAAACGACACAGCAGTGTCTCAGTTTCAGTCATCACCGCATCCCCAATCCGTTGTGTCATTCTAG
- the LOC112714987 gene encoding pentatricopeptide repeat-containing protein At4g14850-like, which yields MVVVQHSNFLGRLLESAVASHCSLFGRAVHAQILKTHHTPLPSFLCNHLVNMYSKLDHFTSAQQVLSLTNTRTVVTWTSLISGCVHNARFVSALHHFSNMRRECIPPNDFTFPCVFKALSSLQMPVTGKQVHALALKGGMIYDVFVGCSAFDMYSKTGLLVDARKMFDEMPDKNLATWNAYISNAVLDGKFLDAIGAFKELLCLNGEPNSITFCAFLNACSDMSSLELGRQLHAFVIRGGYREDVSVSNGLVDFYGKCGDIMSAEMVFNRIGWKNVVSWCSMLAALVKNHEEERACMVFMRAREEGVEPTDFMISSVISACAELGGLELGRTIHALSVKACVEENIFVGSTLVDMYGKCGSIENAEQVFGEMPMRNLVTWNALIGGYAHQGDVDMALHLFEEMTLGNCGITPSYVTLVSILSACSRAGAVERGMQIFESMRVNYGIEPGSEHYACVVDLLGRSGFVERAYELIKRMPIHPTISVWGALLGACRMHGKANLGKIAAEKLFELDPDDSGNHVILSNMLASAGRWEDATLIRKEMKEIGIKKNVGYSWITVKNKIHVFQAKDNFHEKNPAIQAMLDKLKGEMKKAGYVPDTNLSLFDLEEEEKASEVWYHSEKIALAFGLIVLPLGIPIRITKNLRICGDCHSAIKFISGIVGREIIVRDNNRFHRFKDGWCSCKDYW from the exons ATGGTGGTGGTGCAACATTCGAACTTCCTTGGCAGATTGTTGGAGTCGGCTGTTGCAAGCCACTGCTCCCTATTTGGTCGTGCTGTCCATGCACAAATTCTCAAGACACACCACACCCCTCTCCCTTCCTTCCTTTGCAACCATCTAGTCAATATGTACTCTAAACTTGACCATTTTACCTCTGCCCAACAAGTTCTCTCTCTCACCAATACTCGCACCGTCGTCACTTGGACCTCCCTCATTTCCGGCTGCGTTCACAATGCTCGTTTTGTCTCTGCCCTCCACCACTTCTCTAACATGCGCCGTGAGTGCATTCCCCCCAACGACTTCACTTTCCCGTGCGTCTTTAAGGCTTTGTCTTCGTTGCAGATGCCTGTTACCGGGAAACAGGTTCACGCCCTTGCGTTAAAGGGTGGCATGATTTATGATGTCTTTGTTGGGTGCAGTGCCTTCGATATGTACAGTAAAACTGGCCTCTTAGTTGATGCTCGCAAGATGTTCGATGAAATGCCTGACAAAAATTTGGCCACATGGAATGCTTATATTTCCAATGCAGTGCTCGATGGAAAGTTCTTAGATGCTATAGGTGCATTTAAGGAGTTACTTTGCCTAAATGGAGAGCCAAATTCGATCACATTCTGTGCATTTCTTAATGCGTGTTCTGACATGTCAAGTTTGGAGCTCGGGCGTCAGTTGCATGCTTTTGTAATTCGTGGTGGATACAGGGAGGATGTTTCTGTTTCGAAtgggcttgttgatttctatggaAAGTGTGGGGATATCATGTCTGCTGAAATGGTTTTTAATAGGATTGGGTGGAAAAATGTTGTTTCTTGGTGTTCTATGCTTGCTGCTCTTGTGAAAAACCATGAGGAAGAGAGGGCTTGCATGGTCTTCATGCGAGCTAGGGAAGAAGGTGTTGAACCAACGGATTTCATGATATCAAGTGTGATTAGTGCTTGTGCTGAGCTTGGAGGGCTTGAATTGGGCAGGACAATACATGCACTCTCTGTCAAAGCATGCGTCGAAGAGAATATATTTGTTGGGAGTACACTTGTTGACATGTATGGAAAATGTGGAAGCATCGAGAATGCAGAACAAGTCTTTGGTGAAATGCCTATGAGGAACTTGGTAACTTGGAATGCACTGATCGGTGGATATGCACACCAAGGTGATGTAGACATGGCTTTACATCTATTTGAAGAGATGACATTGGGTAACTGTGGTATAACACCAAGTTATGTGACACTAGTTTCTATATTATCAGCTTGTAGTAGAGCTGGGGCAGTGGAGAGAGGGATGCAGATATTTGAGTCCATGAGAGTAAACTATGGAATTGAACCAGGCTCTGAGCATTATGCGTGTGTTGTGGACCTTTTAGGGAGATCTGGTTTTGTTGAGCGCGCATATGAACTTATAAAAAGAATGCCAATTCATCCCACTATTTCAGTCTGGGGGGCTCTACTTGGGGCTTGTAGGATGCATGGGAAAGCAAATTTAGGAAAAATTGCAGCAGAGAAATTATTTGAGCTTGATCCTGATGATTCTGGCAACCATGTAATATTATCTAACATGCTTGCATCTGCTGGCAG ATGGGAAGATGCTACTCTTATCAGGAAGGAAATGAAAGAGATAggtattaaaaaaaatgttggcTATAGTTGGATTACTGTCAAGAACAAAATTCATGTTTTTCAAGCAAAGGATAATTTTCATGAAAAGAACCCTGCAATTCAAGCAATGCTAGATAAGTTGAAAGGAGAGATGAAAAAAGCTGGATATGTTCCTGACACCAATTTATCGCTCTTTgacttagaagaagaagaaaaggcttCAGAAGTTTGGTATCACAGTGAAAAGATTGCTCTTGCTTTTGGCCTCATAGTCCTGCCTCTTGGAATTCCCATCCGGATTACAAAAAATCTTAGGATTTGTGGAGATTGCCATAGTGCCATTAAGTTCATCTCAGGAATTGTTGGTAGAGAAATTATTGTGCGAGACAATAATCGTTTCCATCGGTTTAAAGATGGTTGGTGTTCTTGTAAAGACTACTGGTGA